In the Natrinema sp. CBA1119 genome, TGGAGGGCGACGTACTCGGCGGTGTTGTTCCCCGTCCGGGAGCCGACGGGTCGGCCGAGACGGGCGAGTTGGTTCTCCGCAGCGTCCGTGATGACAGCGCCCGCACCTGCTGGGCCGGGGTTGCCGCGGGAACTGCCGTCGACGGAGAGGACGAACGTGTCGCTCGTCGGCTCGGGGACGGGTGGCCGGCTGAGTCCCGACTCTAACAGGCTTTCTAGCGCGCGACGCAACTCGGCCGGGGTGGTCGCGGGGTCGAATAGGCCGCCGTAGCCGGGGACGGTGTCATCGACGGCGTCGGTGGCGGCCGCCACCTCGTAGCCGACACCCGCGAGTACCTCGTCGACGAGCGCGGCGAGCGGTGAGAGATGTTCGGCCGGGAGTGGGTTGTCGGTCACGCCACTCGCCCCCTCTGGCTTCGGTTCCGGGCCTTTACACCCTCGATCCCGAGCGAGCTCGCTGGCTGGTCGCACCACTGCATATCGGTCCTCGGTGGTCAAGCGGGATAATTGCTTCAGGTGATAC is a window encoding:
- a CDS encoding ribonuclease HI family protein — encoded protein: MTDNPLPAEHLSPLAALVDEVLAGVGYEVAAATDAVDDTVPGYGGLFDPATTPAELRRALESLLESGLSRPPVPEPTSDTFVLSVDGSSRGNPGPAGAGAVITDAAENQLARLGRPVGSRTGNNTAEYVALQLGLSELLARYEPRRLEVRIDSMTVIQDVWGGDDPTEPGVETYSEAVAAALSSIPDHRYTHLADSDPNPADALATVGADIAAFGPG